CTCTCGTGGACCGCCGTGCAGGGTGCCACCGGCTATGCGGTGAACGTACTCTCGGCACAGGGGACGCCCGTCCACCAAGGCACGGTCGCGCCGGCGCAGCTGCAGCTGGAGTTGCCGCCGCTGCCGGCAGGCCGTTACCGGTGGAGTGTCAGGGCCCTGAGCGAGGGCCAGAAGCCGGCCCCCGCTGCCGAGCGCCTGTTCGAGCTGGTCGAAGATGCGGTGAAGCTCCAGGTCGGAAGTCCCGCCTGGAAGTAGTCCCAAGGGGTTGACACCACGTGCGCCTGTTCAAAGCCATCCTCCTTCTGATGCTGGTCGCCAGCATCATCCCCACGGTGATGGTGGGCTGGCTGTCCGTGTCCCACACCCGGGAGCTGCTCGTGCGCGATGCGCAGGAGCTGGCTCAAGAGCGGGTCAAACAGCTGCGGCTGAAGCTGGAAGATGTCCTGTCCGGCCCGGTGCAAGCCGTGGTGGGCCTGACAAACACCCCCTTCTTCGCGAAGGCTCCCGCCGAGCAGCAGGCGCTCATCGCCTCGGTGCTCACCCAGCGCCGCGACGTGCTGGCCATCACCGCCTTCTCCGCGCAGAAGGAGCGGCTGCCTGGGCTGCAGGCCTTCGCCGTCCATGAGCTGCCGCCCAGCGCGGTGGGCGAGCACGAGGCGCGCGCGCGCGCCCTGCTGGAGGGGCTCAACGGCCTGCGCTACGGCGAGGTGGCCCCCCAGGTCCAGGGCGCCCCGGTGATGACGCTGGCCATTTCCGTGGGCGAGCCCGTGAAGGGCTACATCGCCGCGGACGTGTCCCTGGCGGGGCTCCAGGAGATGCTCCAGCAGGAGCGCGTGGGCTCCAATGGCTTCTTCTATGTCGCCGACCGCCATGGGCGCGTCGTCGCGGGGGGTGCGGGGCTGAGCCCCGGCACGGACGTGTCCCAGCGCGGCCCGGTGAGCCACCTGCTGGAGCAAGTGGCGCACTCCCCGGACGCGGAGCACTTCCACGTGGGCAACTTCGGCCAGGGCACGGACGCCACGGTGTCCGCCTACAACCTGGTGCAGGACCTGGGCTGGACCATCTTCTCCGAGCAGCCCGTGGTGCAGGCCTACCGCCAGGTGAAGGTGATGGAGGACCGCATCCTGCTGGGGGTGGGCGGCGCCATGCTGGTGGCGGTGGTGCTGGCGTACATCTTCTCGCGCAACCTCACCCGGCCGCTGAAGAACTTCACCGCCAAGGCGCTGGAGCTGGCCAACGGCAACTTCGGCGCCGAGGTGAGCCTGCCCCAGAAGAACGAGCTGGGGGAGCTGGCGCAGACCTTCAACTACATGAGCAAGCAGCTCATGGCCTACGACATGGAGAACCGCCGCCTCTACGAGAGCCTGGAGCAGGGCTATCTGGAGACCATCGTCGCGCTGGCCAACTCCATCGACTCCAAGGACGCGTACACCCGCGGCCACAGCCAGCGCGTGGGCGACGTGGCGGTGGAGATCGGCAAGGAGCTGAGCCTGCCCGAGCGCCAGCTCAAGCAGCTGCAGTACGGCGGCATCCTCCACGACATCGGCAAGATTGGCATCGCCGAGTCCATCCTCTGCAAGCA
The sequence above is a segment of the Stigmatella aurantiaca genome. Coding sequences within it:
- a CDS encoding HD domain-containing phosphohydrolase, which produces MRLFKAILLLMLVASIIPTVMVGWLSVSHTRELLVRDAQELAQERVKQLRLKLEDVLSGPVQAVVGLTNTPFFAKAPAEQQALIASVLTQRRDVLAITAFSAQKERLPGLQAFAVHELPPSAVGEHEARARALLEGLNGLRYGEVAPQVQGAPVMTLAISVGEPVKGYIAADVSLAGLQEMLQQERVGSNGFFYVADRHGRVVAGGAGLSPGTDVSQRGPVSHLLEQVAHSPDAEHFHVGNFGQGTDATVSAYNLVQDLGWTIFSEQPVVQAYRQVKVMEDRILLGVGGAMLVAVVLAYIFSRNLTRPLKNFTAKALELANGNFGAEVSLPQKNELGELAQTFNYMSKQLMAYDMENRRLYESLEQGYLETIVALANSIDSKDAYTRGHSQRVGDVAVEIGKELSLPERQLKQLQYGGILHDIGKIGIAESILCKQSRLTDAEMDIMREHPGIGDSIIGAVSFLTGVRACVRNHHERWDGTGYPDKLKGEDIPMLARIVACADTFDACTSTRPYQKAMPLEQAVQILDKLSGAQLDPAVVEALRRVLQKKGVRLEGHRQPVKLAS